The following are encoded together in the Humulus lupulus chromosome 5, drHumLupu1.1, whole genome shotgun sequence genome:
- the LOC133834796 gene encoding calcium-dependent protein kinase 26-like: protein MAVALSNSSSEPSSTRLGNSYKVASLNTTVLEANQNSNLKDQYTLGEQLGWGQFGVIRACTDKSTGEALACKSIAKDRLVTSDDVRSIKLEIEIMTRLSGHPNVVDLKAVYEEEDYVHLVMELCAGGELFHKLEKHGRFSECEARVFFRHLMQVVLYCHENGVVHRDLKPENILLATKASSSPIKLADFGLATYIKPGQNLHGLVGSPFYIAPEVLAGGYNQAADVWSAGVILYILLSGIPPFWGKTKSRIFDAVRLADLRFPSNPWDHISESATDLIKRILCTDPSQRLSAQQVLDHSWMTTNESKPEQPSRCENQSCGAWDEGGCSFSSPFMSRNQDLSFGNESPINSDNTQLPAFTCRSSFSSFLVEPLTPCLASGGFSFRSCGNSIGIGSDVASPIPSMPSFAFFSPGSVVEKAYSMEEVSANTSRVEAIHEEASLEKLLMLSRHLENNKPSEIKRAGLPCWSRVAGIHSKRNHTIGLGEHEKLDLIVTESVIRWSSCTHLPTSLRSSLVC, encoded by the exons ATGGCTGTTGCTCTTAGCAACAGCAGCAGTGAACCATCATCAACACGGCTGGGCAACTCTTACAAAGTTGCAAGCTTAAATACAACAGTTTTGGAGGCAAATCAGAACTCAAATCTGAAAGATCAGTACACACTTGGTGAGCAATTGGGTTGGGGGCAGTTTGGTGTCATCAGGGCATGTACTGATAAGTCAACAGGGGAGGCATTAGCCTGCAAATCAATTGCTAAAGATAGACTGGTGACCTCAGATGATGTTAGGAGCATCAAGCTTGAAATTGAGATTATGACAAGGCTTTCTGGGCACCCAAATGTTGTAGATCTAAAGGCAGTTTACGAAGAGGAAGACTATGTTCATTTGGTTATGGAGCTTTGTGCTGGAGGGGAGCTTTTCCACAAGTTAGAGAAGCATGGGAGATTCTCCGAGTGTGAAGCAAGGGTTTTCTTTAGGCATCTCATGCAGGTAGTTCTGTATTGTCATGAAAATGGGGTTGTTCACAGAGATTTGAAGCCTGAGAACATCCTCCTGGCCACGAAAGCATCATCCTCTCCAATTAAATTGGCAGATTTTGGACTTGCTACATATATTAAGCCTG GACAGAATTTACATGGTTTAGTTGGGAGTCCATTTTATATAGCTCCAGAGGTACTTGCAGGGGGCTATAACCAGGCTGCAGATGTTTGGAGCGCCGGCGTAATTCTTTACATTCTACTCAGTGGGATCCCACCGTTTTGGGGAAAGACTAAGTCACGGATATTTGATGCTGTTAGGCTAGCTGATCTTAGGTTCCCATCTAATCCTTGGGATCATATTTCAGAATCAGCTACAGATTTGATTAAGAGAATTCTTTGTACAGATCCTTCTCAAAGGCTTAGTGCTCAGCAGGTTTTAG ATCATTCATGGATGACTACAAATGAATCAAAGCCCGAACAACCAAGTCGATGTGAAAACCAAAGTTGTGGGGCGTGGGATGAGGGTGGCTGCTCATTTTCTTCTCCATTCATGTCCAGGAATCAAGACCTCAGTTTTGGCAATGAATCACCAATTAATTCTGACAACACTCAGTTACCTGCATTCACATGCAGATCATCTTTTTCTTCGTTCCTAGTGGAACCATTAACTCCTTGCTTAGCATCTGGTGGGTTTTCATTTCGCAGCTGTGGCAATTCCATTGGTATTGGTTCCGATGTCGCTTCACCTATTCCGTCAATGCCAAGCTTTGCATTCTTCAGCCCCGGTTCTGTTGTTGAGAAAGCATATTCTATGGAAGAGGTATCAGCCAACACATCCAGAGTAGAAGCAATACATGAAG AGGCAAGCTTGGAAAAGTTGCTAATGTTGTCTAGACATCTGGAGAACAACAAGCCAAGTGAAATCAAAAGAGCAGGGCTACCATGTTGGTCTAGGGTAGCAGGCATTCACAGCAAGAGAAACCACACGATTGGGCTCGGTGAGCATGAGAAACTTGATTTGATAGTGACAGAATCAGTCATTCGTTGGTCGTCTTGCACACACTTACCCACTTCTCTTAGATCATCCCTTGTCTGTTGA